A portion of the Helicobacter pylori NQ4053 genome contains these proteins:
- the tlpD gene encoding chemotaxis chemoreceptor TlpD codes for MFGNKQLQLQISQKDSEIAELKKEVNLYQSLLNLCLHEGFVGIKNNKVVFKSGNLASLNNLEEQSVHFKENAESVNLQGVSYSLKSQNIDGVQYFSLAKKTGGVGEYHKSDLFKTFCTSLKEGLENAQESMQYFHQETGLLLNAAKNGEEHSNEGLITVNKTGQDIESLYEKMQNATSLADSLNQRSNEITQVISLIDDIAEQTNLLALNAAIEAARAGEHGRGFAVVADEVRKLAEKTQKATKEIAVVVKSMQQEANDIQTNTHDINSIVGSIKGDVEELKSTVKNNMIVAQAAKYTIYNVNNRVFCGLAKLDHVVFKNNLYGMVFGLNSFDITSHKNCRLGKWYYEGAGKENFSNTSGYRALESHHASVHAEANDLVKAVQEDHITDSKYLEHKVHLMEDSAKHVKENIDKMFYEKQDELNKIIEKIQKGE; via the coding sequence ATGTTTGGGAATAAGCAGTTGCAACTTCAAATCAGTCAAAAAGATTCTGAGATTGCGGAGTTAAAAAAGGAAGTCAATCTCTATCAAAGCCTTTTAAATTTGTGCTTGCATGAGGGTTTTGTAGGTATTAAAAACAATAAAGTCGTTTTTAAAAGCGGGAATCTTGCAAGCTTAAACAATTTAGAAGAACAAAGCGTTCATTTTAAAGAAAACGCAGAGAGCGTTAATTTACAGGGCGTTTCTTATTCTTTAAAAAGCCAAAATATTGATGGCGTGCAGTATTTTTCCCTAGCCAAAAAAACAGGGGGTGTGGGGGAATACCATAAAAGCGATTTGTTTAAAACTTTTTGCACGAGCTTAAAAGAGGGCTTGGAGAACGCGCAAGAAAGCATGCAGTATTTCCATCAAGAAACCGGCTTGCTCTTAAATGCGGCTAAAAATGGCGAAGAGCATTCTAATGAAGGGTTAATAACCGTTAATAAAACGGGTCAAGACATTGAATCACTTTATGAAAAGATGCAAAACGCCACTTCGTTAGCGGACTCTCTAAACCAACGGAGCAATGAAATCACTCAAGTCATTTCTTTGATTGATGATATTGCAGAACAAACCAATCTCTTAGCCCTAAATGCCGCTATTGAGGCCGCACGAGCGGGCGAGCATGGGAGAGGGTTTGCGGTAGTGGCTGATGAGGTGAGAAAACTCGCTGAAAAAACTCAAAAAGCCACTAAAGAAATCGCCGTCGTGGTTAAAAGCATGCAGCAAGAAGCGAACGACATTCAAACCAATACCCACGATATTAATTCTATTGTAGGCTCTATTAAGGGCGATGTAGAAGAGCTTAAATCCACCGTGAAAAATAACATGATTGTCGCGCAAGCCGCAAAATACACCATCTACAATGTCAATAACCGGGTGTTTTGCGGTCTGGCTAAATTGGATCATGTGGTCTTTAAAAACAATCTTTATGGCATGGTTTTTGGTCTCAATTCCTTTGATATTACCAGTCATAAGAATTGCCGCTTAGGCAAATGGTATTATGAGGGCGCGGGCAAAGAGAATTTTTCCAACACTTCAGGCTATAGAGCTTTAGAAAGCCACCATGCGAGCGTGCATGCTGAAGCTAATGATTTGGTTAAAGCCGTTCAAGAAGACCACATTACCGATTCAAAATACCTAGAACATAAAGTGCATTTAATGGAAGATAGCGCTAAACATGTCAAAGAAAATATTGATAAGATGTTTTACGAAAAACAAGATGAACTCAATAAAATCATTGAAAAAAT
- a CDS encoding ATP-binding cassette domain-containing protein yields MDTIKSIPLRTFILLYKSSPKRVVLASIIVLFVGIIPSINILVMIRLIDIVVDLLQNHTHFEYSLLLPTLLLWGALLFLTHVFSGISSSLQTIIAEQFSINIITQLANKLTKVKNLNFFENKDHTIKLNAIHNGLYIRPLNYVSNLFFNLQRIIGLVSLFGILFSISIYLPFIMIFATVPCIFISNHIAKKHSASIDKLQDKKESIQNYLYSGLDNQKNKDNLLFNFMLNFHHKFIENKELYINHFVKIAQKNLMLTIYADILITILSIALFFLMVFIILSKSIGVGAIAGYIQAFSSTEQQLQDLSFYGKWFFAINKYFENYFYILDYKTPKPESQIRLEEKIHSITFENISFSYPNSKLIFENFNLSLHSDKIYALVGKNASGKTTLIKLLLGFYTPNSGQIIINNKYSLQDLELNSYHQQMSAIFQDFSLYAGYSIDDNLFMQNNPTKEKLKQKREILKSFDENFQNCLNDCNNTLFGAQYNGVDFSLGQKQRIATMRAFLKPSNCIVLDEPSSAIDPIMEKEFLDFIFKKSQSKMALIITHRMNSVKQADEIIVLDQGKLIEQGNFETLMKKQGLFYELFLKQQY; encoded by the coding sequence ATGGATACGATAAAAAGCATTCCTCTAAGGACTTTCATTTTACTCTATAAAAGCTCACCAAAACGTGTTGTGTTGGCATCAATTATAGTGCTGTTTGTCGGCATTATTCCATCTATAAATATTCTTGTTATGATAAGATTGATTGATATTGTGGTAGACCTATTGCAAAATCATACGCATTTTGAATACAGCTTGCTGTTACCAACTTTGCTACTATGGGGAGCCTTGCTGTTTTTAACGCATGTGTTCTCAGGAATTTCATCAAGCTTGCAAACCATTATTGCTGAACAATTTTCTATAAACATCATCACTCAGCTTGCTAATAAACTCACAAAAGTTAAAAATCTAAATTTTTTTGAAAACAAAGATCACACTATTAAGCTTAACGCTATCCATAACGGTCTATACATCCGTCCCCTAAATTATGTCAGTAATCTATTTTTTAACTTGCAACGCATTATAGGGCTTGTGAGTCTGTTTGGGATATTATTTTCCATTAGTATTTATCTACCCTTTATAATGATTTTTGCAACAGTGCCTTGTATTTTCATCTCCAATCATATAGCAAAAAAACATAGCGCTTCCATAGATAAGCTTCAAGACAAAAAAGAGAGCATACAAAATTATCTATATTCTGGACTAGATAACCAAAAGAACAAGGACAACCTATTATTTAACTTCATGCTAAATTTTCATCATAAATTTATTGAAAACAAAGAATTATATATCAATCATTTTGTGAAAATCGCCCAAAAAAACTTAATGCTTACCATATATGCTGATATTTTAATCACCATTCTAAGTATCGCACTATTTTTTCTAATGGTTTTTATTATCCTTTCAAAATCTATTGGTGTGGGGGCAATTGCTGGATATATCCAAGCGTTTAGCTCTACTGAGCAGCAACTACAAGATTTATCATTTTATGGAAAGTGGTTTTTTGCTATCAATAAATACTTTGAAAATTATTTTTATATATTAGATTACAAAACACCAAAACCAGAATCACAAATCAGATTAGAAGAAAAAATCCATAGCATTACATTTGAAAATATTAGTTTCTCTTATCCTAATTCAAAGCTTATTTTTGAAAATTTTAATCTCTCTTTACACTCTGATAAAATTTATGCATTAGTCGGCAAGAATGCTAGCGGAAAAACTACGCTGATTAAACTATTGTTAGGTTTTTATACCCCAAATTCAGGTCAAATTATTATCAATAATAAATACTCATTACAAGATTTAGAGCTAAACAGCTACCACCAACAAATGAGCGCTATATTCCAAGATTTTTCTCTTTATGCTGGGTATAGCATTGATGATAATCTCTTCATGCAAAACAACCCCACAAAAGAGAAACTAAAGCAAAAAAGAGAAATACTAAAATCTTTTGATGAGAATTTTCAAAATTGTCTTAATGATTGCAACAACACACTATTTGGAGCGCAATATAATGGGGTAGATTTTTCTTTAGGTCAAAAGCAACGCATAGCTACCATGAGAGCCTTTTTAAAACCAAGTAATTGCATTGTTTTAGATGAGCCAAGCAGCGCCATCGATCCCATTATGGAAAAAGAGTTTTTAGATTTTATTTTTAAAAAATCGCAATCTAAGATGGCTTTAATTATTACACACCGCATGAATAGTGTCAAGCAAGCTGATGAAATTATCGTGTTAGATCAAGGCAAACTAATAGAACAGGGCAACTTTGAAACCCTTATGAAAAAACAGGGATTATTTTACGAATTGTTTTTGAAACAACAATACTAG
- a CDS encoding flagellin A, with the protein MAFQVNTNINAMNAHVQSALTQNALKTSLERLSSGLRINKAADDASGMTVADSLRSQASSLGQAIANTNDGMGIIQVADKAMDEQLKILDTVKVKATQAAQDGQTTESRKAIQSDIVRLIQGLDNIGNTTTYNGQALLSGQFTNKEFQVGAYSNQSIKASIGSTTSDKIGQVRIATGALITASGDISLTFKQVDGVNDVTLESVKVSSSAGTGIGVLAEVINKNSNRTGVKAYASVITTSDVAVQSGSLSNLTLNGIHLGNIADIKKNDSDGRLVAAINAVTSETGVEAYTDQKGRLNLRSIDGRGIEIKTDSVSNGPSALTMVNGGQDLTKGSTNYGRLSLTRLDAKSINVVSASDSQHLGFTAIGFGESQVAETTVNLRDVTGNFNANVKSASGANYNAVIASGNQSLGSGVTTLRGAMVVIDIAESAMKMLDKVRSDLGSVQNQMISTVNNISITQVNVKAAESQIRDVDFAEESANFNKNNILAQSGSYAMSQANTVQQNILRLLT; encoded by the coding sequence ATGGCTTTTCAGGTCAATACAAATATCAATGCGATGAATGCGCATGTGCAATCCGCACTCACTCAAAATGCGCTTAAAACTTCATTGGAGAGATTGAGTTCAGGTTTAAGGATTAATAAGGCGGCTGATGACGCATCAGGCATGACGGTGGCGGATTCTTTGCGTTCACAAGCGAGCAGTTTGGGTCAAGCGATTGCCAACACGAATGACGGCATGGGGATTATCCAGGTTGCGGATAAGGCTATGGATGAGCAGTTGAAAATCTTAGACACCGTTAAGGTTAAAGCGACTCAAGCGGCTCAAGACGGGCAAACTACCGAATCTCGTAAAGCGATTCAATCTGACATCGTTCGTTTGATTCAAGGTTTAGACAATATCGGTAATACGACTACTTATAACGGGCAAGCGTTATTGTCTGGTCAATTCACTAACAAAGAATTCCAAGTAGGGGCTTATTCTAACCAAAGTATTAAGGCTTCTATCGGCTCTACCACTTCCGATAAAATCGGTCAGGTTCGTATCGCTACAGGCGCGTTAATCACGGCTTCTGGGGATATTAGCTTGACTTTTAAACAAGTGGATGGCGTGAATGATGTGACTTTAGAGAGCGTAAAAGTTTCTAGTTCAGCAGGCACAGGGATCGGCGTGTTAGCGGAAGTGATCAACAAAAACTCTAACCGAACAGGGGTTAAAGCTTATGCGAGCGTTATCACCACGAGCGATGTGGCGGTCCAGTCAGGAAGTTTGAGTAATTTAACCTTAAATGGGATCCATTTGGGCAATATCGCAGATATTAAGAAAAATGACTCAGACGGAAGGTTAGTCGCAGCGATCAATGCGGTTACTTCAGAAACCGGCGTGGAAGCTTATACAGATCAAAAAGGGCGCTTGAATTTGCGCAGTATAGATGGCCGTGGGATTGAAATCAAAACCGATAGCGTCAGTAATGGGCCTAGCGCTTTAACGATGGTTAATGGCGGTCAGGATTTAACAAAAGGCTCTACTAACTATGGGAGGCTTTCTCTCACACGATTAGACGCTAAGAGCATCAATGTCGTTTCGGCTTCTGACTCGCAGCATTTAGGTTTCACAGCGATTGGTTTTGGGGAATCTCAAGTGGCAGAAACCACGGTGAATTTGCGCGATGTTACTGGGAATTTTAACGCTAATGTCAAATCAGCGAGTGGTGCGAACTATAACGCCGTGATCGCTAGCGGTAACCAAAGCTTGGGATCTGGGGTAACTACCTTAAGAGGCGCAATGGTGGTGATTGACATTGCCGAGTCTGCGATGAAAATGTTGGATAAAGTCCGATCTGATTTAGGTTCTGTGCAAAATCAAATGATTAGCACCGTGAATAATATCAGCATCACTCAAGTGAATGTTAAAGCGGCTGAATCTCAAATTAGGGATGTGGATTTCGCTGAAGAGAGCGCGAATTTCAATAAAAACAACATTTTGGCGCAATCAGGTAGCTATGCGATGAGTCAAGCCAATACCGTCCAACAAAATATCTTAAGGCTTTTAACTTAG
- a CDS encoding 3-methyladenine DNA glycosylase, protein MLDSFEILKALKSLDLLKNAPAWWWPNALKFEALLGAVLTQNTKFEAVLKSLENLKNAFILENDDEINLKKIASIEFSKLAECVRPSGFYNQKAKRLIDLSKNILKDFQSFENFKQEVTREWLLDQKGVGKESADAILCYACAKEVMVVDKYSYLFLKKLGIEIEDYDELQHFFEKGVQENLNVALALYENTIPLAQLYARFHGKIVEFSKQKLELKL, encoded by the coding sequence GTGTTGGATAGTTTTGAGATTTTAAAGGCTTTAAAGAGTTTGGATTTATTGAAAAACGCCCCTGCTTGGTGGTGGCCTAACGCTTTGAAATTTGAAGCTTTATTAGGGGCGGTTTTAACGCAAAACACTAAATTTGAAGCCGTTTTGAAATCTTTGGAAAATCTAAAAAACGCTTTCATTTTAGAAAATGATGATGAAATCAATCTTAAAAAAATCGCTTCTATAGAGTTTTCAAAGCTTGCAGAGTGTGTCCGCCCTAGCGGGTTTTATAACCAAAAAGCCAAACGACTGATTGATTTGAGTAAGAATATTTTAAAAGACTTTCAAAGTTTTGAAAATTTTAAACAAGAAGTAACCAGAGAGTGGCTTTTAGACCAAAAGGGCGTTGGCAAAGAAAGCGCGGATGCGATTTTATGCTATGCGTGCGCCAAAGAAGTGATGGTGGTGGATAAATATAGCTATCTTTTTTTAAAAAAATTAGGCATAGAGATAGAAGATTATGACGAATTGCAGCATTTTTTTGAAAAAGGCGTTCAAGAGAATTTAAATGTCGCCTTAGCGCTTTATGAAAACACCATTCCTTTAGCGCAACTTTATGCGAGATTCCATGGAAAGATTGTAGAATTTTCCAAACAAAAATTGGAATTGAAGCTTTGA
- the hemE gene encoding uroporphyrinogen decarboxylase: MIFIDACFRKETPYTPIWMMRQAGRYLSEYQESRKKAGSFLELCQNSDLATEVTLQPVEILGVDAAILFSDILVVPLEMGLNLEFIPKKGPHFLETITDLKSVESLKVGAYKQLNYVYDTISQTRQKLSKEKALIGFCGSPWTLATYMIEGEGSKSYAKSKKMLYSEPEVLKALLEKLSLELIEYLSLQIQAGVNAVMIFDSWASALEKEAYLKFSWDYLKKISKELKKRYPHIPVILFPKGIGAYLDSIDGEFDVFGVDWGTPLEAAKKILGGKYVLQGNLEPTRLYDKNALEEGVERILKVMGNQGHIFNLGHGMLPDLPRENAKYLVQLVHAKTRR, translated from the coding sequence ATGATTTTCATTGATGCGTGTTTTAGAAAGGAAACGCCTTACACGCCCATTTGGATGATGAGGCAAGCGGGGCGTTACCTTAGCGAATACCAAGAGAGCCGTAAAAAAGCGGGGAGCTTCTTGGAATTGTGTCAAAATAGCGATTTAGCCACAGAAGTTACTTTGCAGCCGGTAGAGATTTTAGGCGTGGATGCGGCTATTTTATTTAGCGATATTTTAGTAGTGCCTTTGGAAATGGGCTTGAATTTGGAGTTTATCCCCAAAAAAGGGCCGCATTTTTTAGAGACGATTACGGATTTAAAAAGCGTGGAAAGCCTAAAAGTAGGGGCTTATAAACAACTAAATTATGTCTATGATACGATTTCTCAAACGCGCCAAAAGCTTTCTAAAGAGAAAGCGTTAATCGGTTTTTGCGGATCGCCTTGGACTTTAGCGACTTACATGATAGAAGGTGAGGGGAGCAAATCGTATGCCAAAAGCAAAAAAATGCTTTATAGCGAGCCTGAAGTTTTAAAAGCGCTTTTAGAAAAATTGAGCCTTGAATTGATAGAGTATTTGAGCCTTCAAATCCAAGCAGGGGTCAATGCGGTAATGATCTTTGACTCATGGGCTAGCGCTTTAGAAAAAGAAGCGTATTTGAAATTCAGTTGGGATTATTTGAAAAAAATCTCTAAAGAGCTTAAAAAACGCTACCCCCATATCCCGGTTATCCTTTTCCCTAAAGGGATTGGTGCTTATTTGGATAGCATAGATGGGGAATTTGATGTGTTTGGCGTGGATTGGGGCACGCCTTTAGAGGCGGCAAAAAAGATTTTAGGCGGTAAGTATGTTTTGCAAGGGAATTTAGAACCCACCCGCCTTTATGATAAAAACGCTTTGGAAGAAGGGGTTGAAAGGATTTTAAAAGTCATGGGCAATCAAGGGCATATTTTTAATTTAGGGCATGGGATGTTGCCGGATTTGCCTAGAGAAAACGCGAAATATTTAGTGCAATTAGTGCATGCTAAAACCAGGCGATAG
- the hefA gene encoding efflux RND transporter outer membrane subunit HefA — MNTIIRYASLWGLCVTLTLAQTPSKTPDEIKQILNNYSHKNLKLIDPPTSSLEATPSFLPSPKETATTINQEIAKYHEKSDKAALGLYELLKGATTNLSLQAQELSVKQAMKNHTISKAMFLPTLNMNYNFKNENRDTPHFKHYNTQQLQAEVKLNVFNGFSDVNNVKEKSATYRSTVANLEYSRQSVYLQVVQQYYEYFNNLARMIALQKKLEQIKTDIKRVTKLYDKGLTTIDDLQSLKAQGNLSEYDILDMQFALEQNRLTLEYLTNLSVKNLKKTTIDAPNLQLRERQDLVSLREQISALKYQNKQLNYYPKIDVFDSWLYWIQKPAYALGSFGNFFPGQQNTAGVTATLNIFDDIGLSLQKQSIMLGQLANEKNLAYKKLEQEKDEQLYRKSLDIARAKIESSKASLDAANLSFANIKRKYDANLVDFTTYLRGLTTRFDAEVAYNLALNNYEVQKANYIFNSGHKIDDYVH; from the coding sequence ATGAATACTATTATAAGATATGCGAGTTTATGGGGCTTGTGTGTTACTCTAACTCTAGCCCAAACCCCCTCTAAAACCCCAGATGAAATCAAGCAAATCCTTAACAATTACAGCCACAAGAATTTAAAGCTCATTGATCCACCGACAAGTTCTTTAGAAGCAACACCGAGTTTTTTGCCCTCGCCTAAAGAAACAGCGACCACTATCAATCAAGAGATCGCTAAATACCATGAAAAAAGCGATAAAGCCGCTTTGGGGCTTTATGAATTGCTAAAGGGGGCTACCACTAATCTCAGTTTGCAAGCGCAAGAACTCAGTGTCAAGCAAGCGATGAAAAACCACACCATCTCCAAAGCGATGTTTTTGCCCACTCTTAATATGAACTATAACTTTAAAAATGAAAATAGGGATACTCCGCACTTTAAGCATTACAACACGCAACAACTCCAGGCTGAAGTCAAATTGAATGTGTTTAATGGTTTTAGCGATGTGAATAATGTCAAAGAAAAGTCTGCGACTTACCGATCCACTGTGGCTAATTTAGAGTATAGCCGCCAGAGCGTGTATTTGCAAGTGGTGCAACAATATTATGAGTATTTTAATAACCTCGCTCGCATGATCGCTTTACAAAAGAAATTAGAGCAAATCAAAACAGACATTAAAAGGGTTACCAAACTCTATGACAAAGGGCTAACCACGATTGATGATTTGCAAAGCTTAAAAGCGCAAGGGAATTTGAGCGAATACGATATTTTAGACATGCAATTTGCTTTGGAGCAAAACCGATTGACTTTAGAATATCTCACTAATCTCAGTGTGAAAAATTTAAAAAAGACTACGATTGATGCGCCTAATTTGCAATTGAGAGAAAGGCAAGATTTAGTCTCTTTAAGGGAGCAAATTTCTGCGCTCAAATACCAAAACAAGCAACTCAACTATTACCCCAAGATAGATGTGTTTGACTCATGGCTTTATTGGATCCAAAAACCCGCTTACGCTTTGGGGAGTTTTGGGAACTTCTTCCCCGGTCAGCAAAATACGGCTGGGGTTACTGCGACTTTGAATATTTTTGATGATATAGGCTTGAGCTTGCAAAAACAATCTATCATGTTAGGCCAATTAGCGAATGAAAAGAATTTAGCGTATAAAAAATTAGAGCAAGAAAAAGACGAACAGCTTTATAGAAAGTCGCTTGATATTGCCAGAGCTAAGATTGAATCTTCCAAGGCCAGTTTGGATGCGGCCAATCTTTCTTTTGCCAATATTAAAAGGAAATACGACGCTAATTTAGTGGATTTCACCACCTATTTAAGGGGCTTAACCACGCGCTTTGATGCAGAAGTGGCTTACAATTTAGCGCTCAACAATTACGAAGTGCAAAAAGCCAACTACATTTTCAACAGCGGGCATAAAATAGACGACTATGTGCATTAA
- the hefB gene encoding efflux RND transporter periplasmic adaptor subunit HefB, translating into MIRKILIGLFLSFLSMEAGEKVYAIFNVKAMQDSKLTLDSTGIVDSIKVTEGSVVKKGDVLLLLYNQDKQAQSDSTEQQLIFAKKQYQRYSKIGGAVDKNTLEGYEFTYRRLESDYAYSIAVLNKTILRAPFDGVIASKNIQVGEGVSANNTVLLRLVSHARKLVIEFDSKYINAVKVGDTYTYSIDGDSNQHEAKITKIYPTVDENTRKVSAEALLSKPMAVGLFGDGFIQTK; encoded by the coding sequence ATGATACGAAAAATTTTAATAGGACTTTTTTTGAGTTTTTTGAGCATGGAAGCTGGCGAAAAAGTGTATGCGATTTTCAATGTGAAAGCGATGCAAGATTCCAAACTCACCTTAGACAGCACAGGGATTGTGGATAGCATTAAGGTTACTGAGGGGAGCGTGGTCAAAAAGGGCGATGTTTTGTTGCTTTTGTATAATCAAGACAAACAGGCTCAAAGCGATTCCACTGAACAACAACTCATTTTCGCTAAAAAGCAATACCAACGATACAGCAAAATTGGGGGCGCTGTGGATAAAAACACTCTAGAGGGTTATGAGTTCACTTACAGGCGCTTGGAATCGGATTACGCTTATTCTATTGCGGTATTGAATAAAACCATTTTAAGAGCCCCTTTTGATGGCGTGATAGCGAGCAAAAACATTCAAGTGGGCGAAGGGGTGAGCGCGAATAACACGGTGTTATTGAGATTAGTCAGCCATGCTAGGAAATTGGTTATTGAATTTGATTCTAAATATATTAATGCGGTCAAAGTGGGGGATACTTACACTTATTCTATAGACGGGGATTCCAATCAGCATGAAGCTAAAATCACTAAGATTTACCCCACGGTTGATGAAAACACCAGAAAAGTGAGTGCTGAAGCCCTTTTGTCTAAGCCTATGGCGGTGGGGCTTTTTGGCGATGGGTTTATCCAAACGAAATAA